In the Prochlorococcus marinus CUG1438 genome, AACCTTTTACTTGGGAACTCTTCTATTACCACCTGAAAAGCGAAAAGCTATCTGGGCTATTTATGTATGGTGCAGAAGAACAGATGAAATCATGGATAGCGAAGAAGCTTCAACTAAATCTCAAAATGAACTTTCAGAGAACTTAGATGCATGGGAAGAAAATACAAAGAATGTATTCAAGGGGGAAATTAGATCTGAGTTAGATTCAGTTTTGTTAGATACTATCGAGAAATATCCTCAAAGTATCCAACCATATTTAGATATGATAGATGGTCAGAGAATGGATCTTAATAAATTTAGATATAAAGATTTTGATGAATTAAAACTCTATTGTTATAGAGTCGCAGGTACCGTTGGTTTAATGACTCAGAATGTTATGGGAATTGATAGCGCTTATACATCAGCACCATGGAGTGCTAAGCCTGACCCCTCTGAAGCAGCTATAGCCCTAGGAATTGCAAATCAATTGACAAATATATTGAGAGATGTAGGAGAGGATAGGCACAGAGGGAGAATTTATCTCCCACAATCGGATATTGAAGAATTTAATTATTCTGAAGAAGAACTTTTAAACGGAGAAATCAACAATCAGTGGAAAGCGCTTATGAACTTTCAATTAACAAGGGCGCGTGAATGGTTCCAAAAGTCTGAAGATGGAATTAAATGGTTATCTTCTGATGCAAGGTGGCCTGTTTGGACATCTTTACGTCTCTATAGAGGAATCTTAGATTCTATTGAAAGACTAGATTATGATGTTTTTAATAACAGAGCTTTTGTAAAGAATTCAGTGAAGGCTTTCGAGATTCCAATATCTTTTTTAATTTCTCGAATTAAGTAGTTAAGCAGGTGTCTTCTGATTAGCCAATAAATCTTTTAATTTAGATAGTTCTCCCGCCCATCTTGGATCAGGTGCCTCAAGATTTGGAGCATCACTATGCACAATTTTCTTGAAATCTTTCCTCTTCTTATTCCTCTTTAAATTTCCGCTATTTCTTTTATTTGAAGCGGAATCTTTCTTTTCTGATAACTCTACTCTTAATTTAGAACCATTAAATTCAAAACCATTTAATTTTTGAATTAATAAATTTGCATTCTCTTCATTGTTTGTTGTGGCGAAACCAAAACCTCTAGATTCCTTAGTTTCTTTATCTAAAACTGCTTTAAATCTAATGGAATCAGAAACTGATTTTAAAATCTCATCAAATTCTTTTGGATTAAATCCTTGTGGTAAGTTGCCAATGTAAATACGAATGCCCATAAATTTTTAAAAATGATTTTGAAGTCTGAACTTTTAAACAAAACTAAGCTATGTGTATTTAATCACATTTTGGCGCATTTTGTTCAATCCATTGCGTTGCTTTATAAATAGCTTCATCAAAATTATTCAATCTTTTATATGCAAGTTCCTTTGAAAGATACTGTAAAAGATCTCCTAAGATAGGCCCATCCTCTATTTTCAAATTTTTTTTGATTACATCGCCATTAAGTAAATTTGAGGGGTGGAATAATTTATCTTCCTTATCTCGCCATCTACTTAGCCAATCAAATCGCAAATTTTGAGGTAAATAAAAAATAAAAGAAGGAAGAAACATCTCTAACTCTTGATGTAATTTAAATCTATCTAATTCATCTAACTGAGCGGTATTTTTGTTCTTCAAAAAAAAGTGCCATTTTCGCATTAACTTAGTTTTTGCAATTTCAGCTTTACTAAATCCAAGTTTCTCTAAAGATGCAACATCTAAAATTTGAGCAATAAAAAATAATGGTAAAAACTTTTCTTTTTCTTCCTGATTAAGTTCTGCATAATTTATCTTCTCTAAATCCAAAAAAAAAGAATCTTCAGATAAATTCTCAGTACCAAATATATCAATTTTTTTTATCAAAATAAGCGCATCAAGAGCATTTGCGCCATGTACAATTTTCTGTATTTCATAATTAATCCTCTCTTTAGCAACAAAATATAATTTCCCTTTATTTTTTTTAATAAAAGTAATTAAATTAACATCAATCTTAAAATTCAATTCTGAAACAAAGCGAAAACACCTTAATATTCGTAAAGGATCATTTAGTAAATTTTTTTCAGAATGAGTTCTAATTATTGATAGCTCTAGATCTTTAAGACCGTTTAATGGATCAAACAAACACTTCTTATCAAATAAAAAAGCAATTGAATTAATTGATAAGTCCCTAGAACACAAATCTCCTTCGATTGTTGATGAAACCTGATTAGCAATATCAATATAAATATTATTAAGTATTATTCGAACTACTTCTCGTTTTTTATCTAAAATTATAAATTTTGATCCAATTTTATTTGCAATCTTTTTACCAATTTCAATTGCATTTGAAGGTACAACGATATCAAAATCTACCTTTTCTGTTTCTCTTCCCAAAATAATATCCCTTATGTAACCACCAACCAAATATGATCCTTTAGGAAAGAAACCTAAAATATAATTCAAATTATGAAATTTTATACTTGTTTCTAATTTATCAACTATTAGTGTATGATTTGTGAGAATGCTTTTTTTCATTTTTTTTTAATTATGTGCATTTGCATCAACTGTAAATGGGTTGATAGATGTATCACATATCATGATGTTGAGAATAATCATGGTGTTGATCATATTTGTGATCTACCTGATTTTAAAGCAAAAAAACCATACATTCATGTCAATATAGTTAAAGATAAAAATGGTGATTATAAAACTGATTGGGATGTTCAATCTTGTGAAAGTTTTGAAAATGAATTTGGTAAATGGGCTAAATGTAATCCAGGGATGGAATTACCTGTTTAAAGGTAATAGATGACAAATAAACTCAAACAAAAGGAAAATTTCTCTTCATTAGTAATTCATAGCACAGACAATTCTTTTGGCTTTGGATATAGAAAAGAAAATAACCTTGATTCTGATGAATTATTTATCAAAAAATTTGATAATGACCTTTGCAATAACTTAATTGATGATCTTAACAAATTTATTTCAAAAGAAAATTTACAAAAAATAAGTAAGGTATCTGTCAGCATAGGGCCAGCAAATTTTAATGCTTCACGACTTATTGTAGTTTTAGCAAGAACAATCTCACAACAAATAAATTGTCCAATAGACAGTTTCAGTTCATTTGAAATAATGGCAAAAAGAATTGCATCAAGAAATAATATCTTTTCAAACAAACAATCATTCTGGATTTACAAAAAATTAAAACGAAAGGGTTTCATAGCAGGTAAATATGAAATTTGTCATAACGAAAAAAATCCCTCAAATCCAGTCATTCGAGAAAAAATTATACCAAAAGTTGTTAAAGAACTTGAGGGTAAAGAACTTTATTTTGAGGCTATTTACGACGATAAAGAAGATTTAAAAGAACTATTAGATTTATCAAATAAAAATTTGTTTAATTCAAATGAGGATTCCTGGCAAAAAGTTTTGCCTCTCTACCCTATTTCTCCAATTAACTAAATATTCATCCAATCAAATTATTAATTTCATCTTGAAGATTGATGGTTACGGAATTCAGATCGTTTCTTAACAAGCTCTCTGGCGGTTGGACAGGTTTTCCGACCTTAATAACTATTTTTGAAAAGAAAGGAATGCAGAATTTAAATCTTACTAATTTATGAGAATTAATTAGAGCAACAGGCAATAATAATTTTTGATTCTTAAAAGCTAATAATGCAGCACCTTGCTTTGGCTTATTAACTCGTCCATTTTTCTGACGAGTGCCATCAATAAAAATTCCAATACTTTTGTTATTAGATAATTTTTCACATGCTATTTTGATGGTATTTTTATCAGCAATGCCTCTTTTTACTGGATAAGCTCCACATGCCCTAATAATAAATCCAAGAACAGGGATTTTAAAAAGCTCAGCCTTTGCCATAAAAGATATATTATGGTCAAGAGCATGTCCCAATAAAGGTGGATCTAATAAAGAACCATGATTAGATACCACTATGAAAGAACCTTTTTTCGGTATATTTTCTCTGCCAATCAAATGTCCCTTAAATACAAATTTATAAATAGGGAATACAAAAAGTTTGCTAACCAATTGATAGATTAATTTTTGAAAAATATCATTTTTCATTCAAATTAATAAGTTATTTGATCAGAAGTTGAAACTTGAGAAATTTTTACATCATGCAGATGTCTTTTCCCTAAACCGCTAAGTACATTTGAGGGGCCAATTTCAACAATATGCAAATTATTATCTTTTGCCATTAAATCCATAGTTTCTCGCCACCTCACCCCATTACACATTTGATTTTCTAATCTAATTTTAAGTTGATTTGGATCACTACAAAGCGAAGGTTCATAATTACTTATGACTGGGAAAGAGGGATTTTTAAATTTAATCTGTTTTAAATACTCAGAAAACTTTGTTGAAGGCTCCCGCATAAATGGGGAGTGAAATGCTCCTGAGACATTTAATTTCAGGTATCTTTTACAAGTAATTTCTCTCGATAAATTATCTAATGCTTCATTAGTTCCTGATAAAACAACTTGAGAAGAGCTATTGTCATTTGCAATTACAATATCATCAATTTTTTTTACTAGTAGATCAAGTTGGTCTCTATCAAACCCAATTACTGCTGCCATCGATCCTTTCCCGGCATTTGCCATTAATTGAGATCTTACTTTTATTAGTGATACACAATCTTCGAATGAAAAAACATCTGCACAATATAGTGCAGTAATTTCTCCCAGGCTATGTCCAGCTACATAAGATGGTTTAAAACCATTATCCTTAAGGGCATCTAATAAAATCGATTCGACTACAAAAAGACAAATTTGTGTATTTCTTGTATTATTCAGATCCCCCAGAGGATTTTTAGGTTCAGGATTTAACTCGCAAATTTCAAATAAATTCCTCTCGAATATCTCAGAAGCATAATCAAACCTCTCTTTTGTATTAGGCAACGTTTCAATCTGTTTTGCCATTCCAATTTTTTGCGAACCCTGTCCAGGAAATACCCATGCAACTGTCATAATGTACCTATTTTGTTTTTAACCCCATTTAATGAGGGCTGCACCCCAACTTAGCCCAGCACCAAAACCACTTGTAGCAATAATATCATTTTGCTTAATAATATTATTTCTAATAGCTTCATCAATCATTAGTGGTATTGTTGCCGCTGATGTATTACCATATTTTTCTAAATTGCTAAGTATTTTTTCTCTAGGAATTTTTAATCTATCTCCTACAGAATCTAATATTCTTTGATTAGCTTGATGTAATACAAGCCAATCAACTTCACCAGAACTATAATTAGTTTTTCTAAACAAATTATCAAGAATTATAGGAACCTCTTTAACTGCAAATTTATAAACTTCCTGACCATTCATCTGAATTGGAGCAAAACCTCCACTTAAAAAATCAATATTATCAACAATTGAATCATTATTATTTTTTGACGGAAGATTTAGGAAAGAACCCCTTTCACCGTCAGTTTTCATATCAAAACCAATTAGATTATCAAATTCATTTGAAGCTTCAATTGCTAATGCACCTGCACCATCTCCAAAGAGAATACAACTTCTTCTATCATCCCAATCAACAAAACTTGATAATTGATCTGCTCCTATAACAATAGCCCTTTTAAATCGGCCACCTTTCAAAAATTGTGAGGCTGTTATTAGAGCAAACAAAAAACCACTGCATGCTGCAGTTAAATCGAAAGCTACGGCATTATGAGCGCCTAATTTAGCTTGAATTGATGGCGCTGAACCGAATAAATCATGTGGAGTAGATGTTGCCAATAGAATCAAATCGATAGTTTCAATATCCCAATTAGTCATTTCAATCGCGGATAGCGCAGCCCTATAACCCATCTCAGTTACATTATCTTCTAAGCTAGAAATTCTTCTCTCAGAAATGCCAGTTCTAGATTTTATCCATTCATCACTAGTATCTACTTTTTGACTAATTTTTTTATTAGTTAATATTTGATCAGGTACAAAACTACCGCTTCCTTTAAATGAGACTCCAATCTGATTAAACTTTATACCTTCCAAAAGAATTTTTTGTTACTTATATAAGTCAAACATAAATTTGACTCATTATGTTTTATGAATTTAAAACTTGAAGCTTTTGAAGTTGATTTAAATTTTCCATCACGTCATGATTAACTGCTGAGTGTGCCAGGCGAAGAGCGCTAACTACTGATAAGGACTTACTGCTACCATGACCGATAACGCAAATACCATTTACGCCAAGTAATAAAGCACCACCATGTTCGGCATGATCCAACCTCTTCTTAATTCTGAGTAGATTACTTTTTAAAAAAGCGGAGCCAACTTTTCCCCGCCGTCCTCTTGGTAGCTCAGATCTCAAAATATCCAACAAAACACCCCCCACAGACTCAAGAAATTTTAATAATATATTGCCAGTAAATCCATCACAAACAACTACATCAAAATTACCTGATAATACATCTCTTCCTTCACAATTCCCTCCAAACTGAAAACTTTGTTCATTAGATAGTAATTCAAATGTTTTTAAAGATAACTCATTACCTTTACATTCTTCCTCGCCGATATTTAAAAGACCAATTCTTGGGGTTTTTACTTGTAGTACATCTTTTGCATAAATATTACCAAGAAGAGCAAACTGATGAAGATAGGAGGGTTTGCAATCAGTATTTGCACCAACATCTAAAACTAACACAGGTCTAGTTTGGTCTCTTGTTGGAAATAATGCGCCTATTGCGGGTCTATCAATACCTTTCAATCTACCAATCCTAAATATGGCAGAAGCCATCATTGCGCCTGAATTACCAGCTGAGTATACAGCCTGAGCTTTATTATTTCTTACCAAATCCATCGCAACATTTATACTTGCATTTTTCTTTTTCCTGACTGCTGTAGCTTCTTCGTTCATCCCTATAGGATCGCCACTATCTATCAATTCAAAACGGTTATTATAAATTTCTTTTTCCAGTGCTTCTAATAAACCAAATTTTTCTGCTGTATTTTTAACTTTCTCAATGTTACCTACGAATTTAATATTTATTGGAAATCTACTTATGGCTTCTAGACAACCCTCAAGAATTGGACCAGGAGCATAATCTCCACCCATACCATCAACTGCGATCCAAATTCTTTTAGATTGAGTTTCTTCACCCTTATCTAAAATATTATCGCTATTTTGTAATCTTTTTAATGGATCAAAAACTAATGGTTGTAATGTATTTTTTGCCAATGAACTAGCATTTGAAACTACACTACTAGCAGTACTCACTACAGATTCAGCACTTGAAACCACATTACCTGCAACATTACCTGCAACGTTACTAGCAACATTACTTGCTGTACTAACAACTGATCCAGCACCAGAAACCACATTGCCTGCAACATTACTAGCAGTAGCAGCAGAACTAGCTGCCGTATCAACTATTGAAGTGACAGCCGAGTTTCTTTTATACCATATAACTAATCTTCTGATAGCTCTAGACTTATTAAGTTTATGTACAGAATCTTTTCCCATTTATTTACCATCAAAAGGAGCAATATCTACAATACGTTGAAAAAGATATCCTGTGCCTCTTGCTGTCAATATCAATTCAGGATTTGCTGGATCTGCCTCAAGTTTTGACCTTAGTCTTGATATGTGAACATCGACAACCCTTGTATCTACATGTCTCTCTGGGGTATATCCCCAAACCTCTTTTAATATCTCTCCTCTACTAAATGGTTCTCCTGATCGGCTTACTAATAGCTCTAGAAGACTAAATTCCATACCGGTTAATCTAATTCTCTCATCACTCTTAAAAACTTGTCTTCGATTTGTATCGATTTTTATATCAGTGACCAAAATTAATCCTGAATTAGGCATCCCAGGTATTTGTTCTTTGTCAATTCTTCTTAAAACGCACCTAATTCTAGCTTCTAATTCTTTTGGGCTAAATGGTTTAACTACATAATCATCTGCCCCTAATTCTAAGCCTGTTATCCTATCAGCAACATCTCCTAATGCAGTTAACATCACAATTGGCACATCAGAATCTTTTCTTAATTCTTGACAAACTCCATAGCCATCTAACTTTGGCATCATTACATCAAGCACCACTAAATCAGGTTCATAATCTTTAAATAACTTTAGTGCCTCTTTACCATCACTTGCGGTTACAACTTTGTAGCCAATCATTGAGAGACGCGTCTCGAGAATTCTTCTAATACTTGCCTCGTCATCTGCGACTAGGATTGTTTCTTTATTTTGACTAGATAAAGCCATTTGTTTCTATTAGCTAATCAGTAAGAGAATTTATTATTATCCTAATCTAACTTGTAGAGGGGCAATATCCCAAACATTCCAATTCCTTTACTTCATTCAGAAACTTAATGTCTAGCAAATTATCGACTTTTATTTGTCAGAATTGCGGATCTGAAACTTCTCAATACTTTGGTAAATGCCTGAATTGCAACTCATGGAATTCAATTGTTGAAGAAGTAAAAAGTAAGACATCTAAATATAAAGAAATAAAAAATATAAAAAATAGTAAAAAATCTATACCCTTTAATGAGATTTCATCAAAAAAAATATCTAGATTTACAACTGGTTTTAGGGAATTTGATAGAGTTTTAGGAGGTGGAATAGTACCTGGATCTGTTGTTTTACTAGGGGGAGAACCAGGTATAGGTAAAAGCACAATAGTTCTTCAATCAGCAGGAAAAATATCTCTTAATGAGAAAGTTTTATACATAACTGCAGAAGAATCTTTAGAACAAGTAAAAATTAGATGGGAAAGATTGAACCAAAAAAGTATTGATTTAAAAATTTTTGCTGAAACCAATTTGTCCTTAATTATCGAAGAGATAAAATGTGTAAATCCAAGTTTCGCAATTATAGATAGTATTCAAGCCATCTATAATCATGAGATGCAAAGTTCGCCTGGATCTGTTTCTCAAGTTAGAGAATGTTCATCTGAATTGCAAAATCTTGCCAAAGACAATAATATTGCTCTTTTAATAATTGGTCATGTAACCAAAGATGGTGCTTTAGCTGGTCCTAAAACTCTAGAGCATTTAGTTGATACAGTAATAAACTTTGAAGGAGATAATATTTCCTCACATAGATTACTTAGAAGTATAAAAAATCGATTTGGATCAACCTTTGAAATTGGAATTTTTGAAATGTTAGAAGAGGGCTTACGAGAGATCAAGAACCCAAGTTCAATTTTTACAAATAAAGAAAATATTTCAGGTGTGACAACTACTATTACAAATGAAGGTACTCGACCATTAGCAGTTGACATACAAGCACTGGTAAATAAAACCTTTTATAGTAATCCAAGACGAACTACAACTGGAATCAGCATAAATAGATTACATCAAATACTAGCTGTTATTGAAAAACACGTAGGTATAAAATTATCTGAATTTGATTGTTATATAGCTACTGGTGGGGGGTTTGAGATTAATGATCCCTCATCTGACTTAGGTGTAGCAATATCAATTTTATCAAGTTTAAAAAATATTCCACCTATAGCAAGTAGCTCATTTATTGGGGAATTAGGCTTAAGCGGTCAGGTTAGAAAATCGAATAACCTTCGAACAAAGATCGAGGAAGCTGTAAGACTAGGTATCAAAAATATAGTAGTGCCAAAATTAGAGGATGAACTAAATAATAATTTTCAAAATTTAATAAATATCAAAGAGATTTCCAATATTAAAGAAGCAGTTGAATATTCTTTATCAGAGTAGAAATATTAGAGATACATATCGATTGAACTTCTTCCTGAGTTTTTCAACCAATTCTCAATATCTAGATAACCACCTGGATATAGTCTCACTGCTTTAGACCAGACTTCAGCA is a window encoding:
- a CDS encoding ketoacyl-ACP synthase III gives rise to the protein MEGIKFNQIGVSFKGSGSFVPDQILTNKKISQKVDTSDEWIKSRTGISERRISSLEDNVTEMGYRAALSAIEMTNWDIETIDLILLATSTPHDLFGSAPSIQAKLGAHNAVAFDLTAACSGFLFALITASQFLKGGRFKRAIVIGADQLSSFVDWDDRRSCILFGDGAGALAIEASNEFDNLIGFDMKTDGERGSFLNLPSKNNNDSIVDNIDFLSGGFAPIQMNGQEVYKFAVKEVPIILDNLFRKTNYSSGEVDWLVLHQANQRILDSVGDRLKIPREKILSNLEKYGNTSAATIPLMIDEAIRNNIIKQNDIIATSGFGAGLSWGAALIKWG
- the radA gene encoding DNA repair protein RadA — protein: MSSKLSTFICQNCGSETSQYFGKCLNCNSWNSIVEEVKSKTSKYKEIKNIKNSKKSIPFNEISSKKISRFTTGFREFDRVLGGGIVPGSVVLLGGEPGIGKSTIVLQSAGKISLNEKVLYITAEESLEQVKIRWERLNQKSIDLKIFAETNLSLIIEEIKCVNPSFAIIDSIQAIYNHEMQSSPGSVSQVRECSSELQNLAKDNNIALLIIGHVTKDGALAGPKTLEHLVDTVINFEGDNISSHRLLRSIKNRFGSTFEIGIFEMLEEGLREIKNPSSIFTNKENISGVTTTITNEGTRPLAVDIQALVNKTFYSNPRRTTTGISINRLHQILAVIEKHVGIKLSEFDCYIATGGGFEINDPSSDLGVAISILSSLKNIPPIASSSFIGELGLSGQVRKSNNLRTKIEEAVRLGIKNIVVPKLEDELNNNFQNLINIKEISNIKEAVEYSLSE
- the fabD gene encoding ACP S-malonyltransferase translates to MTVAWVFPGQGSQKIGMAKQIETLPNTKERFDYASEIFERNLFEICELNPEPKNPLGDLNNTRNTQICLFVVESILLDALKDNGFKPSYVAGHSLGEITALYCADVFSFEDCVSLIKVRSQLMANAGKGSMAAVIGFDRDQLDLLVKKIDDIVIANDNSSSQVVLSGTNEALDNLSREITCKRYLKLNVSGAFHSPFMREPSTKFSEYLKQIKFKNPSFPVISNYEPSLCSDPNQLKIRLENQMCNGVRWRETMDLMAKDNNLHIVEIGPSNVLSGLGKRHLHDVKISQVSTSDQITY
- a CDS encoding Ycf34 family protein; translation: MCICINCKWVDRCITYHDVENNHGVDHICDLPDFKAKKPYIHVNIVKDKNGDYKTDWDVQSCESFENEFGKWAKCNPGMELPV
- a CDS encoding molecular chaperone; the encoded protein is MTNKLKQKENFSSLVIHSTDNSFGFGYRKENNLDSDELFIKKFDNDLCNNLIDDLNKFISKENLQKISKVSVSIGPANFNASRLIVVLARTISQQINCPIDSFSSFEIMAKRIASRNNIFSNKQSFWIYKKLKRKGFIAGKYEICHNEKNPSNPVIREKIIPKVVKELEGKELYFEAIYDDKEDLKELLDLSNKNLFNSNEDSWQKVLPLYPISPIN
- a CDS encoding RNA-binding protein codes for the protein MGIRIYIGNLPQGFNPKEFDEILKSVSDSIRFKAVLDKETKESRGFGFATTNNEENANLLIQKLNGFEFNGSKLRVELSEKKDSASNKRNSGNLKRNKKRKDFKKIVHSDAPNLEAPDPRWAGELSKLKDLLANQKTPA
- the plsX gene encoding phosphate acyltransferase PlsX; amino-acid sequence: MGKDSVHKLNKSRAIRRLVIWYKRNSAVTSIVDTAASSAATASNVAGNVVSGAGSVVSTASNVASNVAGNVAGNVVSSAESVVSTASSVVSNASSLAKNTLQPLVFDPLKRLQNSDNILDKGEETQSKRIWIAVDGMGGDYAPGPILEGCLEAISRFPINIKFVGNIEKVKNTAEKFGLLEALEKEIYNNRFELIDSGDPIGMNEEATAVRKKKNASINVAMDLVRNNKAQAVYSAGNSGAMMASAIFRIGRLKGIDRPAIGALFPTRDQTRPVLVLDVGANTDCKPSYLHQFALLGNIYAKDVLQVKTPRIGLLNIGEEECKGNELSLKTFELLSNEQSFQFGGNCEGRDVLSGNFDVVVCDGFTGNILLKFLESVGGVLLDILRSELPRGRRGKVGSAFLKSNLLRIKKRLDHAEHGGALLLGVNGICVIGHGSSKSLSVVSALRLAHSAVNHDVMENLNQLQKLQVLNS
- a CDS encoding response regulator transcription factor is translated as MALSSQNKETILVADDEASIRRILETRLSMIGYKVVTASDGKEALKLFKDYEPDLVVLDVMMPKLDGYGVCQELRKDSDVPIVMLTALGDVADRITGLELGADDYVVKPFSPKELEARIRCVLRRIDKEQIPGMPNSGLILVTDIKIDTNRRQVFKSDERIRLTGMEFSLLELLVSRSGEPFSRGEILKEVWGYTPERHVDTRVVDVHISRLRSKLEADPANPELILTARGTGYLFQRIVDIAPFDGK
- a CDS encoding CCA tRNA nucleotidyltransferase, whose amino-acid sequence is MKKSILTNHTLIVDKLETSIKFHNLNYILGFFPKGSYLVGGYIRDIILGRETEKVDFDIVVPSNAIEIGKKIANKIGSKFIILDKKREVVRIILNNIYIDIANQVSSTIEGDLCSRDLSINSIAFLFDKKCLFDPLNGLKDLELSIIRTHSEKNLLNDPLRILRCFRFVSELNFKIDVNLITFIKKNKGKLYFVAKERINYEIQKIVHGANALDALILIKKIDIFGTENLSEDSFFLDLEKINYAELNQEEKEKFLPLFFIAQILDVASLEKLGFSKAEIAKTKLMRKWHFFLKNKNTAQLDELDRFKLHQELEMFLPSFIFYLPQNLRFDWLSRWRDKEDKLFHPSNLLNGDVIKKNLKIEDGPILGDLLQYLSKELAYKRLNNFDEAIYKATQWIEQNAPKCD
- a CDS encoding 1-acyl-sn-glycerol-3-phosphate acyltransferase, with protein sequence MKNDIFQKLIYQLVSKLFVFPIYKFVFKGHLIGRENIPKKGSFIVVSNHGSLLDPPLLGHALDHNISFMAKAELFKIPVLGFIIRACGAYPVKRGIADKNTIKIACEKLSNNKSIGIFIDGTRQKNGRVNKPKQGAALLAFKNQKLLLPVALINSHKLVRFKFCIPFFSKIVIKVGKPVQPPESLLRNDLNSVTINLQDEINNLIG
- a CDS encoding phytoene synthase, which encodes MKKSISQLDQAYEICRKETQQWAKTFYLGTLLLPPEKRKAIWAIYVWCRRTDEIMDSEEASTKSQNELSENLDAWEENTKNVFKGEIRSELDSVLLDTIEKYPQSIQPYLDMIDGQRMDLNKFRYKDFDELKLYCYRVAGTVGLMTQNVMGIDSAYTSAPWSAKPDPSEAAIALGIANQLTNILRDVGEDRHRGRIYLPQSDIEEFNYSEEELLNGEINNQWKALMNFQLTRAREWFQKSEDGIKWLSSDARWPVWTSLRLYRGILDSIERLDYDVFNNRAFVKNSVKAFEIPISFLISRIK